The following proteins are encoded in a genomic region of Candidatus Cloacimonas sp.:
- the plsY gene encoding glycerol-3-phosphate 1-O-acyltransferase PlsY: MNEHNFMLLGFLIVAYLVGSIPNGWLAGKLIYRKDIRKEGSGNIGATNALRSFGTLSGVLVLLLDMAKGFIPVGLAILITSKESSLVPITAFLVIMGHIFPVYLKFKGGKGVATAAGSFLAFAPYSLLIAIIVFLIVVILYRYVSLASICAALSFQTHYLAQLLKAEKADFVSLILISVVIMMILIKHQSNLERLLRGTESKLKFGKKGN; this comes from the coding sequence ATGAATGAACATAACTTTATGCTCTTAGGTTTTTTAATAGTTGCTTATCTGGTTGGCAGTATTCCCAATGGCTGGCTTGCTGGAAAATTAATTTACCGGAAAGATATCCGCAAAGAAGGAAGTGGAAATATAGGCGCCACCAATGCTTTAAGGTCTTTTGGAACGCTAAGTGGCGTTCTTGTTTTACTTTTGGATATGGCTAAGGGTTTTATTCCGGTCGGTTTAGCAATCTTAATTACAAGCAAAGAAAGTAGCTTGGTACCGATAACTGCTTTTTTAGTTATTATGGGGCATATTTTCCCTGTCTATTTAAAATTCAAAGGTGGTAAAGGAGTTGCTACGGCTGCCGGATCTTTTTTAGCGTTTGCGCCTTATAGTTTACTGATAGCGATTATTGTTTTTTTAATTGTAGTTATCCTTTATCGTTATGTATCTCTGGCATCTATATGTGCCGCTCTTTCTTTTCAGACCCATTATCTGGCACAATTGCTGAAAGCGGAAAAGGCGGATTTTGTCTCTTTAATTTTAATTTCAGTAGTCATAATGATGATACTTATTAAACATCAAAGCAATCTGGAAAGATTGTTAAGAGGAACTGAATCTAAACTAAAATTTGGTAAAAAAGGAAATTAG
- the purF gene encoding amidophosphoribosyltransferase yields MCGIIGVFGADDAAHLAALGLFAEQHRGQESCGMAVSDGFLIRLHKQMGLVKEVFHSEQLTALPGKIAIGHVRYPTKGSATEFNTQPHLVETLSGPCYALASNGDIVNYMQVRKALEKEKVYFKSDNDGELLVKYIAYRILHYQEKIEVAIQHLMQDIKGAYSSVLCTPTELYMFRDPLSIRPMMWGKLPDGTIVVASESCALDTLGAIDRKEVPPAGIIKVSEKGIEIFENDPNLYRSCNCEKHCIFEQIYFSRPDSFHFGENVYQVREKIGAALARQDEGLNPDLVVPVPDSSNFIGMGYANQSGRPLSLGLIRNHYIGRTFIKPEQSVRDESVRQKFNVLPHFFNGKKIVLIDDSIVRGTTIRKIVKLIKDAGATEIHLRIGSPQIKHSCYYGIDTPNAQELVANRRTLEEIREITGVDTLKHLSQSDLQSCVHCPENYCYACFDGNYPVGVPDAYN; encoded by the coding sequence ATGTGTGGAATCATAGGAGTTTTTGGAGCTGACGACGCCGCCCATCTTGCCGCTTTAGGACTTTTCGCTGAACAGCATAGAGGGCAAGAAAGTTGTGGTATGGCAGTGAGTGACGGTTTTCTTATCCGTTTGCATAAGCAAATGGGATTGGTTAAAGAGGTCTTTCATAGTGAACAATTAACTGCTTTGCCAGGAAAAATAGCTATTGGCCATGTGCGATATCCCACTAAGGGAAGTGCGACTGAATTTAATACCCAACCACATTTAGTGGAGACACTTTCGGGTCCCTGTTACGCACTTGCCTCAAATGGTGATATTGTAAATTATATGCAAGTGCGCAAAGCATTGGAAAAAGAAAAGGTCTATTTTAAAAGTGACAACGATGGTGAGCTGCTGGTTAAATATATTGCCTATAGAATCTTACATTATCAAGAAAAAATAGAAGTGGCAATCCAGCATTTAATGCAAGATATCAAAGGTGCATATTCCAGCGTTCTTTGCACACCTACGGAACTTTATATGTTTAGAGATCCGCTTAGCATCCGTCCAATGATGTGGGGAAAATTACCTGATGGAACAATTGTAGTGGCTTCGGAAAGTTGTGCTTTGGATACTTTAGGCGCCATAGATAGAAAAGAAGTCCCTCCCGCTGGAATAATCAAAGTTAGCGAAAAAGGAATAGAAATTTTTGAAAATGACCCAAATCTCTATCGAAGCTGTAATTGTGAAAAGCATTGTATTTTTGAACAGATATATTTTTCCCGCCCCGATAGTTTTCACTTTGGCGAAAATGTGTATCAAGTAAGAGAAAAAATTGGAGCAGCTTTGGCAAGACAAGACGAAGGATTAAATCCTGATTTGGTAGTTCCGGTTCCCGATTCATCCAATTTTATCGGAATGGGCTATGCCAATCAAAGTGGCAGACCTCTTTCCTTAGGCCTAATTCGTAATCATTATATCGGCAGAACTTTTATTAAACCGGAACAATCAGTCCGCGATGAAAGCGTGCGCCAAAAATTTAATGTCCTGCCCCATTTTTTTAATGGGAAAAAAATTGTGCTGATAGATGATAGCATTGTGCGGGGAACCACCATCCGAAAAATCGTGAAATTGATCAAAGATGCCGGAGCAACGGAAATTCATTTGCGCATTGGCAGCCCCCAAATAAAACATAGTTGCTATTATGGAATAGATACTCCCAATGCACAAGAATTGGTTGCCAACCGTAGAACATTGGAAGAAATTAGGGAAATTACCGGTGTGGATACTTTAAAACATCTATCCCAAAGCGATTTGCAAAGCTGTGTTCATTGCCCTGAAAATTATTGTTATGCCTGTTTTGATGGCAATTATCCCGTAGGAGTTCCCGATGCATACAATTAA